The following DNA comes from Molothrus ater isolate BHLD 08-10-18 breed brown headed cowbird unplaced genomic scaffold, BPBGC_Mater_1.1 matUn_MA661, whole genome shotgun sequence.
GATCCCAACGAGTCCCACATGGATCAGGATTGATCCCAGTGAATCTCACATGGATCGGGATTGATCCCAATGAGTCCCACGTGGATCGGGATTGATCCCAGTGAATCTCACATGGATCGGGATCCATCCCCATGAGCCCCACATGGATCGGGATTGATCCCAGTGCGTCCCACATGGATCGGGATTGATCCCAGTGAGTCCCACATGGATCAGGATTGATCCCAATGAGTCCCACAACTCCTGGGATTGATCCCCACGAGTCCCACATGGATCAGGATTGATCCCAATGAGTCCCACATGGATCAGGATTGATCTCAATGAGTCCCACAACTCCTGGGATTGATCCCCAATGAGTCCCACATGGATCAGGATTGATCCCAGTGAGTCCCACAGGGATCGGGATTGATCCCCACGAGTCCCACATGGATCAGGATTGATCCCAATGAGTCCCACAACTCCTGGGATTGATCCCAATGAATCCCAACATTTCCCAGTTGGGATTCCGTCCATCCCAGTTTGGATCCCGCCCATCCCCAACATTTCCCAGTTGGGATTCCGTCCATCCCCACATCTCCCAGTTGGGATCTCATCCATCCCAGTTTGGATCCCGCCCTTTCCCGTGTTCCTGTTTGGGATCCCGTCCATCCCAGTTTGGATCCCATCCATTCCCACATCTCCCAGTCTGGATCCCGTCCATCCCAACATCACCAGGTTGGGATCCCGTCCATCCCAGTTGGGATCCTGCCCATCCCCACATCTCCCAGTTTGGATCCTGTccattcccacatccccagGTTGGGATTCCGTCCATCCCAGTCAAATCCCTCCCATCCGCCCGTTCCTGGTTTGGACCCCGCCcatccccacattcccagtTTGAACCCCACCCATCCCAACATCTCCAGGTTGGAATCCCGCCCACCCCCACATTCCTGGTTTGGATCCCGCCCATCCCCGTATCTCCTGGTGCGCATCCCATCCATCACAGGATGGATCCCGTCCATCCCAACATCTCCCAGTGGGGATCCCACCCATTcccacatctcccagtgggGATCCTGTCCATCCCAGGATGGATCCCGTCCATCCCAGTTGGGATCCCGTCCATTCCCACATCTCCCAGTTGGGATCCTGTCCATTCCCACATCTCCAGGTTGGGATTCCCTCCATCCCAGTTGGGATCCAATCCATCCCAACATCTCCAGGTTGGGATCCCGTCCATCCCAGTTGGGATCCTGTCCATCCCAGTTGggatcccatccatccccacatCTCCCAGTTGGGATCCCGTCCATCCCAGTTGGGATCCTGTCCATCCCAGTTGggatcccatccatcccaacATCTCCCAGTTGGGATCCTGTCCATCACAGGATGGATCCCGTCCATCCTGTTTGGGATTCTGTCCATTCCCACATCTCCTGGTTGCgatcccatccatcccaacATCTCCCAGTTTGGATCAAGCCCATCCCCAACACCTCCCAGTCTGGATCCTGTCCATCCCAACATCTCCCAGTTGGGATCCCGTCCATTCCCACATCTCCCAGTTGGGATCCTGTCCATCCCAGTTGGGATCCCGTCCATTCCCACATCTCCCAGTTTGTATCATGTCCGTTCCCACATCTCCCAGTTGTGATCCCGTCCATCCCAACATCTCCCGCTGTGTCTCCCTCCCATTCCCACATTCTCGCTGTGTCTCCCGcccattcccacattcccgTTGTATCTCCCTCCCGTTCCCGCTGTGTCTCCCGcccattcccacattcccggggtgtctccctccctcctgttcctgctgtgtCTCCCGCCTGTTCCCACATTCCCGTTGTGTCTCCCTCCCGTTCCCACATTCCCGTTGTGTCTCCTGCCCATTCCTTCCATTCCCAGGGTGTCTCCTTCCCGTTCCCGCATTCCCGGGGTGTCTCCCTGCCGTTCCCGGGGTGTCTCCCTGCCATTCCCGGGGTGCGTCCCGGCGCGGTTCCCGGACCTTGGCGGCGGCCACGGCGCGGGGCGGCAGGTCGATGCGGGGGAAGGAGTACATGGCGCCCTGCACGGGGTTGCAGTGGATCCCGGGCGTGCGGTTGAAGATCTCCTCCGTCATCCGCGCCTTCTCCGCCAGCGCGCTCAGCACCgcctccttctcctgcagccgGAAAAACGCACCCGGGTCTGATCCAGGACGTCCCATTGTCCCGTTGTCCCATTGTCCCATTATTCCATTATCCCATTGTCCCATTGTCCCATTgtcccattatcccattatctCATtatctcatcccatcccatcccattatcccatctCATATtatcccatctcatcccatcccaattcCATTATCCtattatcccatcccattacCCCATTACCCCATTACCCCATTaccccattatcccatcccattatcccatcccatcccaattccattatcccatcccaatGTCCCATTATCACATTACTCCATTATTCCATTATTCCATTACCCCATTATCGCATtatctcatcccatcccatcccattttcccatctcatcccatcccaattccattatcccatcccaatGTCCCATTATCACATTACTCCATTATTCCATTACCCCATTATCGCATtatctcatcccatcccatcccatcccattttcccatctcatcccatcccaattcCATTATCCCATTGTCCCATTATCCCATTgtcccattatcccattatctcatcccatcccattatcccatcccatcccaattccattatcccatcccattgtcCCTATCCgttatcccattatcccatcccattgttGCATTATCCCATCACCCCATTACCCCATtatctcatcccatcccatcccaattccATTATCCCATGCAATTACCCCACTACCCCATTACCTCTTTATCCTGTtatctcatcccatcccaattcTGTTACCCCATCCCATtaccccattcccaccccattaTCCCATTACCATATTATCTCatcatcccatcatcccattATCCCACTATCCTATTCTCCCATTCTGCCATTATCTCatcatcccattatcccattatcccattacCACATTATCtcattatcccattatcccatcccaattccattccattccatcccttcccatcccattatcccgttatcccattatcccattatcccattatcccattatcccattatcccattgTCCCAATTCTAATCCAATCCCATCCCGCTGCTCCGTACCACCTGGAAGCGCTCACAGGACAGGTTTGGGTGGATCCCACGACCATGGATcccaccccatggatcccatcccatccccaatcccaaccccaaccccaatcccaatcccatggattccaatcccaatcccaatccaaTCCCATAGATCCTAATCCTAATCCCGCGGCCCCGTACCGCCTGGAAGCGCTTGTAGGACGGCTCTCTGGGCTTGGGCGGGTCCATGaccatggatcccatcccatggatcccatcccaaccccaaccccaatGCCAaggatcccatcccaatcccatggatcccatcccatcccaaacccaatcccatggatcccaatCCCATGGATCCCAGTCCCGTGGCCCCGTACTGCCTGGCAGCGCTCGGAGGACGGCTCCCATCCAatcccatagatcccatcccaatcccaaggATCCCAATCCCAAGGATGCCAaggatcccatcccaatcccatggATCCCAGTCCCGCTGCCCTGTACCGCCTGGAAGCGCTCGTAGGACGGCTCCCATCCCAATCCcgtggatcccatcccatcccagtcccaatCCCAAGGTCCCAAGGATCCCAATGATTCCAATCCCAACCCCATGTATCCCAATCCCGCGGCCCCGTACCGCCTGGAAGCGCTCGTAAGACGgctcccatcccaatcccatagatcccatcccaaccccaaccccaatcccaaggatcccaatcccatcccatggattcCAATCTCAAgaatcccaatcccatcccaaggatcccatcccaatcccgTGGATCCCAGTCCCGTGGCCCCGTACCGCCTGGAAGCGCTTGTAGGACGgctcccatcccaatcccatagatcccatcccaaccccaaccccaatCTCAAGGATCCCAATCCCGTGGATCCCAGTCCCGCGGCCCCGTACCGCCTGGAAGCGCTCGTAGGACGGCTCTCCGGGCTTGGGCGGGTCCATGACCATGGatccccatcccatggatcccatcccatggatcccaatCTCAAgaatcccaatcccatcccatggatcccatcccatggatcccaatCTCAAGAATCCCAATCCCAAGGATCCCAaggatcccatcccaatcccgTGGATCCCAGTCCCGCGACTCCGTACCGCCTGGAAGCGCTCGTAGGACGGCTCTCCGGGCTTGGGCGGGTCCATGATGGTGTCCAGGATCATCTGTCCGAGCACGGGCGGGCACAGACGGACGGACACGAGCTTGGACAGCTCGGCCTTCACCTCGGGGTGCAGGTTCACCACCTCCATGTAGCCGCCCCGCAGGCCGCACCTGCCCCACACGCCGGGATCAACCGGGAACGCCGGGAATGCCAGGAATGCCGGGAATGGGGACGGGGAACCGGGCGGTGGGAGATGGGGGTGGGAGCcatggatggggtttgggatggggatccaTGGATGGGAACCACTGGAGAGGCACCCatggatgggatccatggatgggAACCATTGGAGAGGCACCCATGGATAGGATCCATGGAAGGAGgtctgggatgggatccatggatgggatccatggatgggAACCTATGGAGAGGCACCCatggatgggatccatggatgggAACCTATGGAGAGGCACCCatggatgggatccatggatgggatccatggatgggAACCTATGGAGAGGCACTCgtggatgggatccatggatgggatccatggatgggAACCATTGGAGAGGCACCCatggatgggatccatggatggggtttgggatgggaatcCATGGATGGGAACCACTGGAGAGGCACCCATGGATGGGGATCCATGGATGGGAACCATTGGAGACGCACCCatggatgggatccatggatgggAACCATTGGAGAGACACACatggatgggatccatggatggggtttgggatgggaatcCATGGATGGGAACCATTGGAGAGGCACCCATGGGTGGGAGATGTGGGTGGGATTCATGGGTGGGGTCCAcggatggggtttgggatgggaatcCATGGATGGGAACCTATGGAGAAGGATCCatggatgggatccatggatggggatttggggtgggatccATGGATGGGAACCTTTGGAGAGGCACCCatggatgggatccatggagaGGAACCTTGGGAAAGGACCCATGGATGGGAACCATTGGAGAGGCACCCATGGGTGGGAGATGTGGGTGGGATCTGTGGATGAAGAGCCGTggatgggggtttggggtgggaatccATGGAGAAGCACCCATGGATGAAACCCATGGACAGGAATCTTTAGAGAGGCACCCaaggatgggatccatggatgggatccatggatgggatccatggatgggAAGCTATGGAGCAGGACCCACCCATGGATGGGGCTCTGGGATGGGAATCCATGGATCAAACGTGGCATCCATGGAATCTCAACATCTGCATCCAGTGCCACCCGCAACCCCAGTCCAGGGGATCCATGGGGTGGTGGCACTTCCATCCTACATCGCCTCCATCCCTACCCCAGCAGATCCAtggggtggtggtggcagcCCCAATCCCACCATCAGAAAATCCGTGGGGTGGTGGTGACATCTCCATCCCCAGTCCATGACATCCGTGGCAATCCATGACTCCACCCAGGAGATCCATGGGGTGGTGGCCTCTCCATCCCCAATCCATGACCCCAACCCCAGGAGATCCATGGGGTGGTGGTGGCATCTCCATCCCCAGTCCATGGCATCCATGGCAATCCATGACTCCAACCCCAACCCCAGCAGATCCATGGGGTGATGGTGGCCTCTCCATCCCCAATCCATGGCATCCATGGCAATCCATGACTCCAACCCCAACCCCAGCAGATCCATGGGGTGGTGGCACCTCCATCGCCAATCCATGACCCCAACCCCAGGAGATCCATGGGGTGGTGGCCTCTCCATCCCCAATCCATGACATCCATGACAACCCGTGACTCCGACCCCAACCCCAGCAGGTCCATGGGGTGATGGTGGCACCTCCATCCCCAATCCATGACCCCAACCCCAGCAGGTCCATGGGGTGATGGTGGCACCTCCAtccccagtcccaccccagcaggTCCATGGGGTGATGGTGGCCTCTCCATCCCCAATCCATGaccccagtcccaccccagcagATCCATGGGTTGGTGGCACCTCCATCCCCAATCCATGACAATCCATGACCCCAATCCCACCCCCAGCAGATCCATGGGGTGGTGGTGGCACCTCCAtccccagtcccaccccagcagATCCATGGGGTGATGGTGGCacctccatcccaaatccattcCCAATCCATGaccccagtcccaccccagcaggtccatggggtggtggtggcacctccatccccagtcccaccccagcagATCCATGGGGTGATGGTGGCacctccatcccaaatccattcCCAATCCATGaccccagtcccaccccagcaggtccatggggtggtggtggcacctccatccccagtcccaccccagcaggtccatggggtggtggtggcacctccatccccagtcccaccccagcaggtccatggggtggtggtggcacctccatccccagtcccaccccagcaggTCCATGGGGTGGTGGTGGCCTCTCCATCCCATCCGGCCGGCGTTCCCCCCGGCGTTCCCAGGACTCACTCTCCCATGAATCCCTTGGAGATGGAGTGGAAGGAGGCCAGCTCCACCGAGTCCGCGTAGGGCGGCCCCAGCTCCATCAGGACCTTCTTGAAGGAGTGGAAGGCCGAGCCCTCGGCGTAGATGTTGTCCTGGTACACCTGGCACGGGGACATCCCGGGATGTCACCGGGAATTCCGGGCTTTTCCCAGGAATGGGGGACGCGCCCAGGTCACCTCGGCCCCGCCCACCTCATCGGCCAGCAGGAAGAGCTTCTCCTCGTAGGCGAACTTGATGACCTGCTCGATGCACTCGCGGCTCTGCACCTGGCCTGCGACAACCGCGATAAACCATGGGTGCCACCCGAGATACACCATGGGTGccaccccatggatcccacccGAGATACACCATGGGTGccaccccatggatcccaccTGAGATACACCATGGGTGCtaccccatggatcccatggatcccacctGAGATACACCATGGGTGccaccccatggatcccacccGAGATACACCATGGGTGCCACCACAGGGATCCCACCTGAGATACACCATGGGTGCCACCACATGGGTCCCATGGATCCCACCCGAGATACACCATGGGTGccaccccatggatcccacccGAGATACACCATGGGTGCCACCACAGGGATCCCACCCGAGATACACCATGGGTGCCACCACAGGGATcccaccccatggatcccatggatcccacccGAGATACACCATGGGTGccaccccatggatcccaccTGAGATACACCATGGGTGCCACCACAGGGATCCCACCCGAGATACACCATGGGTGccaccccatggatcccatgggTGCCACCCAAGATACACCATGGGTAccaccccatggatcccaccTGAGATACACCATGGGTGCCACCACATGGATACACCCGAGATACACCATGGGTCCCACCCCATGGGGGccaccccatggatcccacccGAGATACACCATGGGTcccaccccatggatcccacccGAGATACACCATGGGTGCCAGACCATGGATCCCACCCGAGATACACCATGGGTGccaccccatggatcccatgggTGCCACCCGAGATACACCATGGGTcccaccccatggatcccatggatcccaccccacagaccccatggatcccaccccatggatcccaccTGAGAGAGCCCATGGGTGCCGTCCCACAGATcccaccccatggatcccaccccacggatcccatcccacagatcccacccCATGGATCCTATCCCACAGACCCCATGGATTCCactccatggatcccatggatcccccATCAGATATCccaccccacagaccccacagaTCCCACCCCACAgactccatcccatcccattgatcccatcccatgaaTTCCACTCCCATGGATCCCACCTCATCCCACGgatcccaccccacagccccacagccccacagaccGAACCCCCCgtgtcccacagccccacagcgtCACAgccccacaaaccccacagcccccacggcccccacagccccacagaccccagagccccacagctccacatccccacagaccccacaaaccccacaaaccccacagcctCACAGGCCCACAGACCGAACCCCCCgtgtcccacagccccacgGCCCCACGGCCCCCATAgcccccacatccccacaggcccacagcccccacagccccacagccccacagctgcacagccccacacaccccacagccccacaaaccccacatccccacagccccacatccccacagccccacagcctcacacaccccacagccccacatccccacagccccacagccccacaaaccccacagccccacagcccccacagccccacagccccacagctgcacagccccacacaccccacacaccccacagcccccacagccccacagcctcacagaacccacatccccacatccccacagccccacatccccagacctcacaaaccccacagccccacatccccacagccccccagccccacagccccacagccccacagctccacagccccacagctgcacagccccacagctgcacagccccacacaccccacacaccccacacaccccacagccccacagccccacagaccccacatccccacagccccacatccccaggcttcacaaaccccacagaccccacagccccccagccccacatccccacggccccccagccccacatccccacGGCCCCCCGGCCCCACGGCCCCGGCGTCCCCGCGGCGTTACCGGTGGGGTTGCCGGGGTTGATGATGCACAGCGCCCGGGGGTTGCAGCGCCGGCGGCCCTCGGTCAGCGCCCGCCGCAGCTCGGCCACGTCCAGCGCCCAGCAGCGCTCCTCGGCCAGGTAATAATTGACCTGCGCCGCATCCAGCTCGGCCAGCGCCGCCGAGTACAGCGGGTACTGCGGGATCGGGATCAGCACCCCCGTGCGCGACGAGCCCGAGCCGCACACCAGCAGCTTCAGAATGCTCTGGAAGGGAGGGGACAGTCAGGGGGACAgtcaggggacagccaggggacagtcaggggacagtggggggaCAATCAGTGAGTGGGGAtcaggacatggaggggacagccaggggacatccaggggacagccagggggtgggatggggacatggaggggacaaTCAGGGGACAATCAGGGGGTGGGGATCGGGACATGGAGGGGGACAGAGAAGGGACAATCACGGGATGGGAATcgggacatggaggggacaaTCAGGGGACAATCAGGGGGTGGGGATcgggacatggaggggacagcgaggggacagTCAGGGGGTGGtatggggacatggaggggacagagaTGGGACATTGAGGGGTCAGAGTGGGGTGGGAAtcaggacatggaggggacatgGATAGGACAGTCACGGGATGGGGATcgggacatggaggggacagagaggggacaaggaggggacaCCATGGGGTGGGAATCAGGATATGGAGGGGACAGAGAAGGGACAATCACGGGATGGGGAtcaggacatggaggggacaaTCAGGGGACAGTCAGGGGACAATCAGGGGACAATCAGGGGGTGGGGTGGAGGACAGCGAGGGGACATCGAGGGGACGGAGAgaggacattgaggggacagcgaggggatGGCGAGTGGACAGAGTGGGGTGGGAAtcaggacatggaggggacattgaggggacatGGTTGGGGTGGAGATCAGGAGATTGAGGGGACAATCAgaggacagtgaggggacagtgaggggacagtgaggggatGGGTTGTGGTGGCAGTCATGACATTgaggggacattgaggggacatGGCTGCGGTGGCGATCAGGACATtgtggggacattgaggggacagtgaggggacatggggtggcatggggacaatgaggggacaggatggggacagggttggggtggccatggggacaatgaggggacagGACAgtgagcacaggggacagcggggacaaCGGACAGGATGgtggggacaatgaggggacagGACAgtgagcacaggggacagtggggacaacGGACAGGATGgtggggacaatgaggggacagGACAgtgagcacaggggacagcggggacaaCGGACAGGATGgtggggacaatgaggggacagaggagctcggggg
Coding sequences within:
- the GPT gene encoding alanine aminotransferase 1, yielding MRALRALRPRRLLAMAAAAAAAAAGSAGARRGPVLTPESMNPAVRRVEYAVRGPIVIRAMEIEQELRKGVPKPFSEVIRANIGDAHAMGQQPITFLRQVAALCLCPELMKDESLPSDAKERAQRLLGACGGQSVGAYSASPGLQLVREDVARYIERRDGVPAQPDNIFLSTGASDAIVSILKLLVCGSGSSRTGVLIPIPQYPLYSAALAELDAAQVNYYLAEERCWALDVAELRRALTEGRRRCNPRALCIINPGNPTGQVQSRECIEQVIKFAYEEKLFLLADEVYQDNIYAEGSAFHSFKKVLMELGPPYADSVELASFHSISKGFMGECGLRGGYMEVVNLHPEVKAELSKLVSVRLCPPVLGQMILDTIMDPPKPGEPSYERFQAEKEAVLSALAEKARMTEEIFNRTPGIHCNPVQGAMYSFPRIDLPPRAVAAAKEKKQSPDMFFCMRLLEETGICVVPGSGFGQKEGTYHFRMTILPPTEKLRILLEKLSSFYTKFVQEFS